The following coding sequences lie in one Methanopyrus sp. SNP6 genomic window:
- a CDS encoding metallophosphoesterase, with product MIGILSDTHDNLKAIERLARELNEANVEVVLHAGDYVAPFTLPVLAKVECDEFIGVFGNNDGERDYLREKAEEVGFELVGEVFTGEILGFRVAMVHGTEEAVVEALAHCGEYDLVVYGHTHEPDERVIGDTLVVNPGEVCGYVTGRRTAALLDPDEKKVEFVEF from the coding sequence ATGATCGGGATCTTGTCGGACACCCACGACAACCTGAAGGCCATCGAACGGCTTGCTAGAGAGCTGAACGAGGCGAACGTTGAGGTCGTACTCCATGCGGGTGACTACGTGGCTCCCTTCACCCTCCCTGTGCTCGCGAAGGTTGAGTGTGACGAGTTTATAGGGGTTTTTGGAAACAACGACGGCGAGCGTGACTATTTACGCGAGAAGGCGGAGGAAGTGGGGTTCGAGCTGGTCGGTGAGGTCTTCACGGGTGAGATCTTGGGTTTCCGAGTGGCCATGGTCCACGGCACCGAAGAGGCCGTAGTCGAGGCCCTCGCCCACTGTGGTGAGTACGACCTGGTAGTTTACGGCCACACTCACGAACCGGATGAGCGCGTGATCGGAGACACGCTCGTGGTCAATCCCGGGGAGGTGTGTGGGTACGTCACCGGGCGTCGAACGGCCGCGCTGCTCGACCCCGATGAAAAGAAGGTAGAGTTCGTCGAGTTCTGA
- a CDS encoding RsmB/NOP family class I SAM-dependent RNA methyltransferase, whose protein sequence is MKGPYPVERNHHVVIADKFAAESVYMGADLYAPGVVQADPDIRRGDRVTVISERGHPVASGEAVLQGREMEKRDRGTAVRVDRSTFSAPKIRKTEAYRRGWVYSQGLPSILAVEALSPEPGETVVDLCAAPGGKCSHVAQITGPGSKIIAIDRSAPRLERMKAQLRRLGIDWVETVHGDARKVVRRLRGTADVVLVDPPCTALGVRPKLWVEATYEEALGLPSYQYSLLRAGYEVLKEGGRLLYSTCTLTTTENELVVERAIRELNLEPETPVLRPARRSGHGAVFLPHRADVPGFFYAVLIKEGGSRRRVRRCHEATGNTGDGGGCSRCPHHDLVVRSS, encoded by the coding sequence GTGAAAGGACCGTACCCCGTAGAGAGGAACCACCACGTCGTGATCGCTGACAAATTCGCGGCTGAGAGCGTCTACATGGGGGCGGATCTCTACGCTCCTGGGGTGGTGCAAGCGGATCCCGACATCCGTAGAGGTGACCGCGTGACTGTGATCTCGGAACGCGGGCACCCGGTCGCATCCGGTGAGGCAGTACTCCAGGGACGTGAGATGGAAAAACGGGACCGAGGTACTGCCGTTCGCGTCGATCGCTCCACCTTCAGTGCCCCAAAAATCCGGAAGACCGAAGCATACCGACGTGGTTGGGTGTATTCCCAAGGTCTGCCCTCCATCTTGGCCGTAGAGGCCCTGTCTCCGGAGCCTGGCGAAACCGTGGTCGACCTCTGTGCGGCTCCGGGTGGGAAGTGTTCTCACGTGGCTCAGATTACTGGCCCGGGGTCCAAGATAATAGCTATCGACCGCTCCGCACCACGACTTGAACGGATGAAAGCTCAACTCCGTCGCCTGGGTATCGACTGGGTCGAGACCGTACACGGAGACGCCAGGAAGGTCGTCAGGAGGCTGCGGGGAACGGCAGACGTTGTCCTCGTCGACCCGCCTTGCACCGCTTTGGGTGTCAGGCCGAAACTCTGGGTCGAGGCGACCTACGAGGAGGCACTCGGGCTACCGTCTTACCAGTATTCGCTACTCAGAGCCGGATACGAGGTCCTTAAGGAGGGTGGAAGACTCCTGTACTCCACGTGCACTCTCACGACCACCGAAAACGAACTCGTGGTCGAACGCGCGATACGGGAGCTAAACCTTGAGCCCGAGACGCCGGTGCTTCGACCAGCCAGACGCTCAGGTCATGGCGCTGTCTTCCTACCCCATCGTGCGGATGTTCCTGGATTCTTCTACGCAGTACTCATTAAGGAAGGAGGGAGTCGACGTCGTGTCCGACGGTGTCATGAAGCGACGGGTAATACCGGCGATGGCGGCGGGTGTAGCCGTTGTCCTCATCATGATCTTGTCGTTCGATCCTCGTAA
- a CDS encoding flippase-like domain-containing protein, which produces MAAGVAVVLIMILSFDPRKILTVIARTEPRLFALAACIQLVDLLLWALRWHLVLVRVGVKAPFRLVFTVNNVSMLVNNITPSARSGGEPLRVYLLARMARYRARDIASSVVIDRVLDYFPLTLLLLLSAFLIAGSGGRDGIFVILLGGVSFLTAALTLSLRLLASERYVHRVARGVLQLLSRVSRRVRARRRWEELDEWVERFVKQLRELLQDRRTLIQGTLVSAAVWGCEILRTYVVFLSLGREVPLPVIVVSFTVSMFAGILPLLPGGLGLVEISTASVYRLWGIDPGTSAAAALLDRLISYWMVNAIGVISLLRISRRER; this is translated from the coding sequence ATGGCGGCGGGTGTAGCCGTTGTCCTCATCATGATCTTGTCGTTCGATCCTCGTAAGATCCTCACCGTAATCGCGAGAACGGAGCCGCGGCTGTTCGCGCTCGCCGCCTGTATCCAGCTAGTTGACCTACTGCTGTGGGCGCTGCGATGGCACCTAGTGTTAGTAAGAGTCGGGGTAAAGGCACCGTTCCGCCTAGTCTTCACGGTCAATAATGTCTCGATGCTCGTGAACAACATCACCCCGAGCGCCAGGAGCGGCGGCGAGCCACTCCGTGTGTACCTGCTGGCTCGTATGGCCAGGTATCGGGCGCGTGATATCGCCTCCTCTGTCGTCATCGATAGAGTTCTAGATTACTTTCCCCTGACTTTACTACTACTGCTGAGTGCCTTCCTAATCGCGGGAAGCGGAGGAAGAGATGGAATTTTCGTCATCCTACTCGGTGGTGTGTCTTTCCTTACAGCCGCCTTGACACTGTCGCTTCGGCTCTTAGCGAGTGAGCGATACGTGCATAGGGTCGCTCGAGGGGTTCTCCAGCTCCTGTCCCGTGTATCTCGTCGCGTACGTGCACGTCGCCGGTGGGAGGAGCTTGATGAGTGGGTGGAAAGGTTCGTGAAGCAGCTTCGAGAACTCCTCCAGGATCGTCGCACGCTGATTCAAGGTACTCTGGTATCGGCTGCAGTGTGGGGTTGTGAGATCCTCAGGACATACGTCGTGTTTTTATCGTTGGGACGCGAGGTGCCTCTACCAGTTATCGTGGTATCGTTCACGGTCTCGATGTTCGCTGGTATCCTACCGTTACTTCCCGGTGGACTTGGGCTGGTAGAGATATCAACTGCTTCGGTTTACAGGCTGTGGGGGATCGACCCGGGAACCAGCGCTGCGGCTGCACTACTAGACAGGCTGATCTCGTATTGGATGGTGAACGCGATCGGCGTGATCAGTCTTTTACGTATTTCACGGCGAGAAAGGTAA
- a CDS encoding KH domain-containing protein has product MSSPQSEPKDDRTTSTTSHLPNERAVERALRSALREVLHGSLPREVGIKVKEIRPGRGRPELVYARAELVVHKESLKAIIIGREGGTIREIGKRARELLENRVGKPFYLDLAVVVDPKKSPTNRWFKVRDPSEAWLCPAFKHPHLVSVRESRIRGNARVAAFVELEHVTVHGGVMISNFSSARRSVLHKRVSVSSHCEIERSELGPVTFVGDGAEIHGCKIEERCFVGMNAYLSRCEIGRWSVIGAGAHISDLRVPERSLVIDDGIVDRLDVYTLVVGKRLKLELNGSEIWSGQGETYYVCYLHEDNRITVRPIPTGRVLCEVRKTNDRWEVRGKGFVRTVRGSSLHWYVGHEMGLLG; this is encoded by the coding sequence GTGAGCAGCCCGCAATCCGAACCCAAAGACGACCGAACTACGAGTACTACATCGCACCTACCGAATGAACGCGCCGTCGAGAGAGCCCTACGCTCGGCCTTACGCGAAGTACTCCACGGGTCACTCCCACGTGAAGTAGGAATCAAGGTGAAGGAGATCCGGCCCGGCCGCGGACGTCCTGAACTCGTCTACGCCCGAGCAGAACTCGTAGTCCATAAGGAATCGCTGAAAGCTATCATCATCGGTCGTGAGGGCGGCACCATCCGAGAGATCGGCAAGCGGGCCCGTGAACTCCTAGAAAACCGAGTCGGAAAGCCTTTCTACCTAGATCTAGCCGTCGTAGTCGATCCGAAGAAGTCGCCCACCAACAGGTGGTTCAAGGTACGAGACCCTTCGGAAGCCTGGTTGTGCCCTGCCTTCAAACACCCACACCTCGTGTCCGTGAGGGAATCCAGAATACGCGGCAACGCTCGAGTGGCAGCGTTCGTAGAGCTGGAGCATGTCACCGTCCACGGAGGAGTCATGATCTCGAACTTCTCTTCGGCCCGTCGCTCAGTGTTACACAAACGGGTTTCCGTGTCTTCACACTGTGAAATCGAACGCTCGGAACTCGGCCCAGTGACTTTCGTCGGAGATGGAGCAGAGATTCACGGGTGCAAAATCGAGGAACGGTGTTTCGTAGGAATGAACGCATACCTCTCGCGTTGTGAAATAGGGAGATGGTCCGTAATAGGTGCGGGAGCTCACATCAGCGACCTGCGCGTTCCCGAGCGTAGTCTGGTTATCGACGACGGTATCGTAGACCGTCTCGACGTTTACACTCTGGTGGTTGGCAAGCGACTCAAACTGGAACTGAACGGTAGCGAAATATGGTCAGGACAAGGTGAGACGTACTACGTTTGTTACCTACATGAAGACAATAGAATCACAGTCCGTCCTATACCTACTGGGAGGGTCCTGTGCGAAGTTCGGAAAACCAACGACAGATGGGAAGTGAGAGGAAAAGGGTTTGTCCGTACGGTCCGAGGGTCGTCGCTACACTGGTACGTGGGACATGAGATGGGACTACTAGGTTAG
- a CDS encoding DUF2118 family protein: protein MALPRIYVETDEVPESSKILLTDPEFEVIIRSRELAEKVAKELDEPIFYERVVYEEARSVFNVPEAEVTRHVVVEPVDRRSLVFLKPGDRVYQIPVEGYVVTPIADVGDRLRKGDPLAAVTTRSGNVRYVEAPQDCLVVYVCEQPAIRTQRRPNYEYYIAPTE, encoded by the coding sequence TTGGCACTTCCTAGGATATACGTGGAGACCGACGAAGTTCCGGAGAGTAGCAAGATCTTGCTCACGGACCCAGAATTCGAGGTGATCATACGCTCGCGTGAGCTAGCGGAGAAGGTCGCCAAAGAGTTAGACGAGCCGATATTCTACGAGCGGGTGGTGTATGAGGAGGCCAGGTCCGTCTTCAACGTACCGGAAGCCGAGGTCACCCGACACGTCGTCGTAGAACCAGTAGATCGTCGATCACTAGTCTTCTTGAAGCCCGGGGACCGGGTGTACCAGATACCGGTTGAAGGTTACGTAGTTACACCGATAGCCGACGTAGGAGACCGGCTCAGGAAAGGTGATCCACTGGCCGCCGTGACGACTCGCAGTGGAAACGTCCGGTACGTCGAGGCACCTCAGGACTGTCTGGTGGTGTACGTCTGTGAGCAGCCCGCAATCCGAACCCAAAGACGACCGAACTACGAGTACTACATCGCACCTACCGAATGA
- a CDS encoding polyprenyl synthetase family protein, which yields MRSEILEELNRARELVDAKIEEVLPRGGPEDLYDACWHLIEAGGKRIRPLLAIKSCLMLGGSEKDVLPEAVAVELIHTFTLIHDDIMDEDKERRGVPSVHVKWGVPVAILAGDTLFSKAFEVAAEGGNVEAVKELARACTEICEGQAMDIGFENRTEVTEEEFLEMIRKKTAALIRTSCVVGGIKAGANLEQLGALREYGENLGIAFQIQDDVLDLIGDESELGKPVGSDIVEGKKTLIVIKGLELADEEQRERILSVLGNEDASREDVREVIQILEEIGAIDYAKKRAREYADRAKAALHELPENEHREFLEKLADFVVEREF from the coding sequence ATGCGGAGTGAGATACTGGAAGAGTTAAACCGCGCACGCGAGCTCGTCGACGCCAAGATTGAGGAGGTACTGCCCAGAGGAGGACCAGAGGACCTCTACGATGCGTGTTGGCATCTAATCGAAGCGGGAGGTAAGCGAATTCGACCCCTCCTCGCCATCAAATCGTGTCTCATGTTAGGTGGATCGGAAAAGGATGTACTCCCTGAAGCAGTCGCGGTCGAGCTGATTCATACGTTCACGCTAATTCACGACGATATCATGGACGAAGACAAGGAACGACGCGGAGTCCCGTCGGTACACGTGAAGTGGGGAGTACCGGTAGCTATCCTGGCGGGAGACACCTTGTTCTCCAAAGCCTTCGAAGTAGCGGCGGAAGGTGGAAATGTAGAGGCAGTTAAAGAACTCGCCCGCGCTTGCACTGAGATCTGCGAGGGTCAAGCCATGGACATCGGGTTCGAGAACAGGACCGAAGTCACCGAGGAAGAGTTCCTCGAAATGATCCGGAAGAAGACGGCAGCACTCATCCGGACATCGTGTGTTGTGGGCGGGATTAAAGCCGGGGCGAACCTCGAGCAATTGGGAGCGCTTCGGGAGTACGGGGAGAACTTAGGGATCGCGTTCCAGATACAGGACGACGTCCTCGACCTGATCGGAGACGAGTCCGAACTCGGTAAACCAGTGGGTAGCGATATCGTCGAGGGGAAGAAGACGCTGATCGTAATCAAGGGCCTGGAGCTCGCCGATGAGGAGCAGCGGGAACGCATACTTTCGGTCCTCGGGAATGAGGATGCTTCACGCGAGGACGTTCGTGAAGTTATTCAGATATTAGAAGAGATCGGCGCGATAGATTACGCTAAAAAGCGGGCCAGAGAGTATGCCGATCGCGCTAAAGCTGCGCTGCACGAGCTCCCCGAGAATGAGCATCGAGAGTTCCTAGAAAAGTTGGCGGATTTCGTTGTAGAGAGGGAGTTCTGA
- a CDS encoding RNase J family beta-CASP ribonuclease, which translates to MEPLTVEVFAVGGYGEAGGRNMTAVRVDEEIVIFDCGMSLDKSLVFEKDFQKASTRELRKVKAIPNDSILRPHRSKTVAAVLSHAHLDHIGAVPKLLFKYKCPVFGTEFTIELVKADLRNEIRYADESEDIMINLYTVEPGDEVQITSKLRLEFIPISHSIPCCVLPVLHTPYGTIVYACDFKFDDNQIIGYKPDYKRLKQLGKEGVLLLITESLRVAEEIKTPSESVAREMVNDVLRFADEESEGIIVTTFSSHIERIQAIADTADRLGRKVILAGRSMGKYGRIAEELGLLNLPAGARIYDRPETIRRGLERANKEKEDYLLIVTGHQGEPGAVLPRIVDGELPYRLTEEDSVVFSSSTIPSPINRANRYVLDTKLRLKGVKMFKDVHVSGHAGREDHRLMLRMLHPEFIVPAHGDPDMLAAYAELATQEGYEVNRDVFIMFDGTKLSLPL; encoded by the coding sequence GTGGAACCGTTGACCGTCGAGGTGTTCGCAGTAGGGGGATACGGCGAGGCCGGTGGACGAAACATGACCGCGGTCCGCGTGGACGAGGAGATAGTGATCTTCGACTGCGGTATGTCCCTGGACAAGTCGCTAGTTTTCGAAAAAGATTTCCAGAAAGCCTCAACTAGGGAACTCCGCAAAGTGAAAGCGATACCGAATGACTCGATCTTACGTCCACACCGTTCCAAAACGGTTGCCGCGGTCCTGTCCCACGCTCACCTAGATCACATTGGGGCGGTACCCAAACTTCTCTTTAAGTACAAGTGTCCGGTATTCGGGACCGAGTTCACAATAGAACTCGTGAAAGCCGACCTCAGGAATGAGATAAGGTACGCTGATGAATCCGAAGACATTATGATTAACTTGTACACAGTCGAGCCGGGAGATGAAGTGCAGATTACCTCGAAACTCCGACTTGAATTTATCCCAATAAGCCATAGTATACCGTGCTGTGTTCTACCAGTGCTACATACACCTTACGGAACAATAGTATACGCGTGTGATTTTAAGTTCGACGATAATCAAATAATAGGGTACAAACCGGATTATAAAAGGCTCAAACAATTGGGCAAAGAAGGTGTGTTACTACTCATTACTGAGAGTTTGAGAGTCGCTGAAGAAATTAAGACACCTTCCGAATCTGTGGCTAGGGAAATGGTGAACGACGTGCTCAGATTTGCCGACGAGGAGAGTGAGGGTATTATCGTCACAACATTCTCGTCACACATAGAACGGATACAGGCGATCGCAGACACTGCGGATAGGTTAGGCAGAAAGGTGATCCTCGCCGGAAGATCCATGGGTAAATACGGAAGGATCGCCGAGGAGCTCGGCCTTTTGAACCTCCCCGCGGGTGCCAGGATTTACGATCGCCCCGAGACTATTCGACGGGGACTCGAACGGGCGAACAAGGAGAAGGAGGACTACCTACTGATCGTCACGGGACATCAAGGAGAGCCGGGCGCCGTGCTACCGCGGATCGTTGACGGCGAGCTTCCGTACCGACTGACCGAAGAAGATAGCGTTGTGTTTTCGTCATCAACGATTCCGTCCCCTATAAATCGAGCTAACCGCTACGTGTTAGATACCAAGCTCAGACTGAAGGGCGTGAAAATGTTCAAGGATGTGCACGTGTCGGGGCACGCGGGTCGTGAAGATCACCGCCTAATGCTCAGGATGCTCCATCCGGAGTTCATCGTCCCGGCACACGGTGACCCGGATATGCTGGCCGCGTACGCCGAACTGGCCACTCAAGAGGGCTATGAGGTGAACCGAGATGTATTCATAATGTTCGACGGCACGAAATTAAGTCTGCCGTTATAA
- the fni gene encoding type 2 isopentenyl-diphosphate Delta-isomerase — protein sequence MVRGSRAEGTRERKWEHVLACVWEDVESEESPLFDCVKIVHRALPELDFDDVDMEIKLFGKRLSFPMIIAGMTGGHPKTGEINRKLARVARELEIGIGVGSQRAGVEDPEVRWTFEVVREEYPDGLVLANIGLPQLRENGPDIALEVVDMVDADALAVHVNVLQEAVQLEGEADAAGFVDVLAEVCETVDVPVILKETGAGVSAEDAKLVRNIVEGIDVGGAGGTNWAMVEAVRSKAHGETPLGYAFSDWGVPTAASVLEVRSVVGNDLVVIGTGGVRTGMDVAKVLALGADCAGMALPVLRKVLAEGVRGCVRFLKSIAREVKIAMLMTGCSSVEEMSSVPIVVYGKLREWLECRGVPLDLVCTGDRRTGWNR from the coding sequence TTGGTACGAGGATCACGCGCTGAAGGAACGAGAGAACGGAAGTGGGAACACGTGCTGGCGTGCGTTTGGGAGGACGTCGAATCGGAGGAAAGCCCGCTGTTCGACTGCGTGAAGATAGTACATCGGGCACTCCCGGAGCTAGATTTCGACGACGTAGACATGGAAATCAAACTCTTCGGGAAGCGGCTCTCTTTTCCAATGATAATCGCCGGGATGACGGGAGGACATCCTAAAACCGGCGAGATCAACCGGAAACTCGCCCGAGTAGCCCGCGAGCTTGAGATAGGTATAGGAGTTGGAAGCCAGCGAGCCGGCGTAGAGGATCCAGAAGTGCGGTGGACGTTTGAAGTGGTACGGGAGGAGTATCCCGACGGCCTGGTACTGGCCAATATCGGGCTCCCACAGCTGCGCGAGAACGGTCCGGACATTGCACTCGAAGTCGTCGATATGGTGGACGCGGATGCGCTGGCCGTTCACGTGAACGTGCTGCAGGAAGCGGTTCAGTTGGAAGGTGAGGCGGACGCTGCCGGATTCGTGGACGTACTCGCCGAAGTCTGCGAAACGGTGGATGTGCCGGTGATCTTGAAGGAGACCGGAGCCGGCGTGTCAGCCGAAGACGCCAAGTTGGTTCGAAATATCGTGGAGGGTATCGACGTCGGTGGAGCTGGTGGAACTAACTGGGCAATGGTCGAAGCCGTCCGGTCGAAAGCTCACGGTGAGACACCACTAGGATACGCGTTTTCCGATTGGGGAGTCCCCACTGCAGCTTCAGTACTCGAGGTCAGGAGCGTCGTCGGTAACGATCTCGTGGTAATTGGAACCGGAGGCGTGCGCACGGGGATGGATGTCGCGAAGGTTTTGGCTCTAGGTGCGGACTGCGCTGGAATGGCCTTACCAGTGCTCCGTAAAGTGCTGGCTGAGGGCGTCAGAGGCTGCGTCCGCTTCCTAAAGTCGATCGCTCGCGAGGTCAAGATTGCGATGTTGATGACGGGGTGTTCATCCGTGGAGGAAATGAGCAGTGTCCCCATAGTAGTGTACGGGAAGCTACGTGAATGGTTGGAGTGCCGGGGAGTCCCACTCGATCTCGTCTGCACCGGTGATCGCCGAACGGGGTGGAACCGTTGA
- a CDS encoding isopentenyl phosphate kinase — protein MLTVLKLGGSVITDKSKPKTAREDRIRRLMKVISDWKGDLVLIHGGGSFGHYAASRVTDLQKGVSEVRRAMHELLSIVEKAAVDSGVRVYPVTPATVLYSLNVLVDLLERGCVPLLYGDVVPDHGGDGFRIMSGDEIAELVSRLGPDRVGFGMSVDGVYPRTPEEGEPLRELSPDEARDLARQLEGSAGVDVTGGIAEKLRRAARIAERGVEVYLFDARDPENVDRFLRGGHVGTRITR, from the coding sequence GTGCTCACGGTTCTGAAGCTCGGAGGAAGTGTGATCACCGACAAATCGAAACCGAAAACGGCCAGGGAAGACCGTATTCGGAGGCTCATGAAAGTCATCTCCGACTGGAAGGGAGACCTAGTACTCATTCACGGTGGAGGGTCGTTCGGGCACTACGCGGCGTCGAGGGTAACCGACCTACAAAAGGGTGTTTCGGAAGTTCGACGGGCGATGCACGAGCTACTCTCCATCGTTGAGAAGGCGGCGGTGGACTCGGGGGTGCGCGTGTACCCGGTGACCCCCGCAACGGTGCTGTACTCGCTCAACGTGTTAGTGGACCTGCTGGAGCGTGGTTGTGTTCCCCTACTCTACGGTGACGTCGTCCCAGACCACGGCGGGGACGGGTTCAGGATCATGTCGGGCGACGAAATCGCCGAGCTAGTGTCTCGGCTGGGTCCGGATCGGGTCGGTTTCGGAATGAGCGTCGACGGGGTTTACCCGAGAACACCGGAGGAGGGGGAGCCCTTAAGGGAGCTCTCCCCGGATGAAGCGCGAGATTTGGCACGGCAGCTGGAAGGTTCTGCCGGCGTGGATGTGACGGGGGGCATCGCGGAGAAACTGCGAAGGGCCGCACGCATAGCGGAGCGCGGCGTGGAAGTGTACCTGTTCGATGCTCGAGACCCGGAAAACGTCGACAGATTCCTTAGGGGTGGACACGTTGGTACGAGGATCACGCGCTGA
- a CDS encoding tRNA sulfurtransferase, translating to MKPVTLIRPSGEVTAKSAPVRKTLLGEMARRLERRLGEVVRVRGMRLIVPGHHPNAASEFGVEGALPGYEVRPKPATILKATRRVLRECPEEIRVDVRSHHDGVSEYALFESVREIVKSTGRKTSKRGSRLLVEVYPDVAYVCGPEKAGPGGLPVGTQGSALCLLSGGFDSPVATWMVMRRGLECKGLHFLVTESELEAARENERVLRRWCPDFDLLVDESHREFLETAEERLTGRLKRYLCVVCKMRMLERASQWADRLGCDCIVTGDSLGQVASQTVWNLELEESQVDGTVLRPLIGLNKPEIIQYGRKIGVPERDPGRCPFVPKRPIVKPRKQEALRAYREVVDG from the coding sequence ATGAAGCCGGTCACACTGATTAGGCCCTCGGGTGAGGTGACGGCTAAGAGCGCGCCCGTCCGAAAGACGTTGCTGGGCGAAATGGCGCGACGGTTAGAGCGGAGGCTCGGTGAGGTAGTTCGGGTACGTGGGATGAGGTTGATAGTCCCAGGCCATCATCCGAACGCCGCTTCGGAGTTCGGTGTCGAAGGTGCGTTACCTGGATACGAGGTAAGACCTAAACCGGCTACAATACTCAAAGCCACGCGACGCGTGTTACGGGAGTGTCCAGAGGAGATCAGGGTGGACGTCCGGTCACACCATGACGGCGTTTCGGAGTATGCGCTGTTCGAGTCCGTGAGGGAGATCGTCAAGTCTACCGGCCGTAAGACTAGCAAGCGTGGATCCCGACTGCTGGTAGAGGTTTATCCCGATGTCGCTTACGTCTGCGGGCCCGAGAAAGCTGGTCCCGGTGGTCTTCCCGTGGGTACGCAGGGAAGTGCGCTGTGCTTACTTTCTGGTGGCTTCGACAGTCCCGTAGCCACGTGGATGGTTATGCGCAGGGGACTCGAGTGCAAAGGGTTACACTTTTTGGTCACGGAGTCGGAGCTTGAGGCGGCCCGTGAGAACGAGCGAGTCCTCCGACGCTGGTGTCCGGACTTCGATCTCCTAGTGGACGAGTCGCACCGTGAGTTCCTGGAGACCGCCGAGGAGCGACTGACCGGACGACTCAAACGGTACCTATGTGTTGTATGCAAGATGAGGATGCTCGAGCGTGCCTCTCAGTGGGCCGATCGGCTCGGGTGTGATTGCATTGTCACCGGTGACTCATTGGGTCAAGTTGCGAGTCAAACTGTGTGGAACCTCGAGCTGGAGGAATCTCAAGTGGATGGTACTGTACTACGTCCGTTGATCGGTCTGAACAAACCTGAGATCATTCAATACGGGCGCAAGATAGGAGTTCCTGAACGCGATCCGGGACGGTGTCCGTTCGTTCCGAAAAGACCCATCGTCAAACCCAGGAAACAGGAGGCGTTGCGCGCGTATCGGGAGGTCGTTGATGGATGA
- a CDS encoding CBS domain-containing protein has protein sequence MREKVSSNPQELRSEVLARHKVSDFVRHGAIAVKPDEPLWNALKAMVTHGIHGVAVMEGSKIVGVFEENDLIRALRALEEDALSAEVKRFMKPAVVVKSSDTLRNAMVEMLRGNTTRAFVRSSGLLRSGVYGVISVSDIVRVLTGDYRGFRVPGNTDRPVSPPKFGDIFGDVGSVAVKQVVRDSPLTLDASSSVADVAKCMSEKGRHYVVLLEREVPIGRVGDKDVMGAVFDAILDRKNLHDLMAKSYLQEMVVVPPETYLHEALWEVIDKMSDRIYVADGKKLIGVVPLMNAIYTLAKIASE, from the coding sequence TTGAGAGAGAAAGTCTCGTCCAACCCTCAAGAGCTCAGATCCGAGGTATTGGCTAGACATAAAGTGTCTGACTTCGTTCGTCACGGTGCCATTGCTGTGAAACCCGATGAACCACTGTGGAACGCGCTGAAGGCTATGGTCACTCACGGCATTCACGGTGTGGCGGTGATGGAGGGTTCCAAGATAGTTGGAGTGTTCGAGGAGAACGATCTAATCCGTGCCCTCCGTGCGCTCGAGGAGGACGCTCTCTCGGCCGAAGTCAAGCGGTTCATGAAACCTGCCGTGGTAGTGAAGTCGAGCGATACTCTCCGAAACGCCATGGTTGAAATGCTGAGGGGTAACACGACCCGGGCATTCGTGCGTTCTTCCGGTCTCCTGAGGAGCGGTGTGTACGGTGTGATCTCTGTCTCTGATATCGTGAGAGTACTTACGGGGGATTATAGGGGATTTAGGGTTCCCGGCAACACGGATCGACCGGTTTCGCCTCCGAAATTCGGTGACATATTCGGGGACGTAGGAAGTGTAGCCGTCAAGCAAGTGGTCCGAGATTCTCCTTTGACCTTGGACGCTTCCAGCTCCGTTGCCGATGTCGCGAAGTGTATGAGTGAGAAGGGTCGACACTACGTGGTCCTCCTGGAGAGGGAAGTCCCGATCGGTCGTGTCGGTGACAAGGACGTGATGGGTGCAGTTTTCGACGCGATTCTAGACCGGAAGAATTTACATGACCTAATGGCTAAAAGTTATCTGCAAGAAATGGTGGTAGTTCCTCCCGAGACATATCTACATGAGGCCCTTTGGGAAGTTATCGACAAAATGTCGGACAGAATATACGTGGCGGATGGTAAGAAGTTAATCGGGGTCGTGCCGTTGATGAATGCCATCTACACATTGGCGAAAATAGCCAGCGAGTGA